The sequence CCTTTACCGAAGAGGCCCAGATCGGCGTCTACATCTACGACAACGGCCGGCTCCTGTTCGTGAACCCGGCCATGGAGCGCATAACGGGCTATTCCAAAGCCGAGCTTCTCGCCATGGACACCCAGCGGATGGAGATACCAGACGAGCGGAAGACCGATAATATCCGGGAGGAAATCCGCCAACAGAAAGACGAGAACGTCCACCATTACTACATGCATCTCCTGCGCAAGGACGGCGAGATCGCCATCCTGGAGTTCCAGGCTCACCCGATCGTCTTCGAGGGGCGCAACGTCACCTTCGGCAACTGCACAGACATCACCGAAACAAAGAGGAACGAGGAGCGGCTCAGGGAGGTAATCGCGGAGAAGGAAGTCCTTATAAGGGAGATTCACCACCGGGTGACGAACAACCTCCAGATTATCTCCAGCCTCCTGTACCTCGGTTCGGAAGATCTGACGGAGTCGGACGCCATCGCGGCGTTCCGTGAGAGTCAGAACCGGATAAAGATAATGGCCCATATCCACGAGATGCTTTACCAGTCACAAGACACGGGGAGCATCTATCTGCCGGTTTACCTGGCGGACATCGTGAGCTCCATCTTCAGCTCCTACTCGACCAATCTGGGTAACCTTGACTTCGAGCTGGACATTGACGACGTAGACCTCGGCATCGACACCGCCATCCCGCTGGGGCTCTGCGTCAACGAGCTGGTGGCGAACTCCATCGAGCACGCCTTCCCCGACGGGAAGGGTCGGGTCAGCATCAGCGTAAAAAAGGTCGGCGACGGCCGCCTCAGATTGCGCATCGCGGACTCGGGCATCGGCATACCCGAAGGGACCGACCTCGGCAAGACCAAGTCTCTGGGGCTGCAGTTGGTGAAAATGATGGTGGAGCAGTTACAGGGGGAATTGGAGTTGCACCGAAAGGACCCCACGGCATTCACCATCACCTTTTCCCATGCAAGCCCATCCACTCGGGCGGCTCATCTAAACGGTTGAGAGGGGGGAAACCGAACCCAAAGGGGAAAAAGTGAAAGTGCTGGTCGTCGAAGACGAGATTATCGTCGCCCGGGACATCGAGAACCGGTTGAACAACCTCGGGTACACGGTCGTCGGCCTGGCGTCCACCGGCAAAGAGGCGGTCCGGAGCGCCCTCGACACCATCCCCGATCTGGTTCTCATGGACATCATGCTGAAAGGGGAGATGGACGGCATCCAGGCGGCGGAGAGGATAAACCGCGAGCTGGACATCCCGATCGTCTACCTGACGGCTTACGCCGATGAGACGACGCTGGAAAGGGCGAAGATAACCGGCCCCTTCGGCTACATCATCAAGCCCTTCGAGCAGCGCGGACTGCACACGACCATCGAAACGGCGCTCTACAAGCACGAGCTGGAAAAGAAACTGAAGGTCTCTGAGGAGCGTTACCGCACGCTTCAGGAAAATCTGCCCATCGGCATCTTCAGGGCGACGCCCGATGGGAGTCTCGTCTTCGTGAACCCTTCCATGGTGCAGATGTTCGGGTATGCTTCCGCGGACGAGATCATGGAAAAGCGGGTAAACGACCTGTACGCAAATCAGGGGTACAAACGGTCGCTGAAAATGGGGCTTCGTCTCAGTGGGGTGGTTACCAACTTCGAGGCCGAGCTCCTGCACAAGGGGGGGGAGAGGTTCTGGGCCTCCCTCAACGTCCGGGCCGTCCAGGACGACACGGGGAGAATCCTCTACCACGACGGCACGATGCGGGATATCACGGCGGTCAAACGCGCCGAAGAACTCGAGAAGGAGTATCTCCGCGACCTCGCTTTTCTCTCGAAGACGGCGATGGAATTCGTGGCCCAGCCGCCGGAGGAAAACCTCCACGACTACGTGGCCGAGAAGGTGCAGGAGATAGCGCCGGGCTCTGTGGTCGTCGCCGTTACCTCCCTCGATTTAAAAGATGGCGTTTTCACCCTCCAGGCTGTCGCCGGGCTTGGAAAAGGCCTGGGCGGCATCCTGAAGGTGCTGGGGCGGGACCCCATCGGGTGGGAGATTCCCTTCACCGACGAAATCGGCGAAGTGATGAAAAAGGGCCGCCTGCGCCAAATCTCGGCCGACTACGACCGGCACTCGAACGGGGCGATTTCGAAGAACGACGCCGAAGCCATCCGGAAGCTCATGGGGGCCGGCCAAACCTACCTCATGGGAATCCTCAAGCAGAACGCGCTCCTCGGCTCCGTGGTCATCGTGATGAAGAAGGGGCACCGGATAACCAACCGGGACATGGTGGAGGCGTTCATCAACCAGGCCGCCGTGGCCCTCATGCGCCGGCGGGCGGAAGAGGCGCAACACGAGAGCGAAAAACGCTACCGCCAGCTCTTCCACTACATGAACATCGGCGTCTCCATCCTGGAAGCGGTCGAGGACGGGAAGGATTTCATTTTCAAGGACTTCAACCGGGCGGCCGAAAAGATAAACCGGCTCGATAGGGAGCAGGTCATCGGGGCCAGGATCAACGACGTGTATCCCGGGTTGAAAGAGACGGCAATACTCGAGGTCTTCAGGAAGGTCTGGCGGAAGGGAGGGTCCGAATACCTGCCCGCCTGGCTCTACAAGGACGACCGCATCTCCGGTTGGCGGGAGAGCTACATCTACAAACTGCCCTCCGGTGAGATAGTCAGCGCTTACCAGGACGTCACGGAGAAGATACAGGCCGAGGAGGCGCTCAAGAATTCCGAGGAGCGTCACCGCTCCGTGGTCGAGACCGCCCGGGACGCCATCGTAACCATAGACGATGAAGGTCTCATCTCCTTCTGGAACCGAGCCGCCGAGAAGATGTTCGGTTACACCGAGGACGAGATAGTCGGCCGGCCCTTGACCCACATCATCCCGAGCCGTTTCCAGAACGGGTTCAAGGAAGACATCCAGGGGCTGAAAAATGCGAAGGCCCTCTCCCTTTCGGACCAACACCGGCCGGTGTCGGCCACGCACAAAGACGGGCACGAGTTTTCCGTCGAAATCACCGTCGAGGGCTGGAAGCAAGGCTCGAGGCAGTTCAACACGAGCATCATCCGCGACGTCACCGAACGCAAACGCATGGAGGAGACGATTATCTCCGCCAAGCAGGAGTGGGAGCGCACCTTCGACGCCGTGCCCGACATGATAGCCTTCGTGGACACGAACGGATGTGTCATCCGGGCCAACAAATCCATGGCCGCGCGGCTTTCTAAAAACGTGAAGGACCTTATCGGAAAACCCTTCTACGGGCTGTTCTACGGAACTACGGACCCGCCTGTGGAGTACCGGATGCCGCAGAGTTGGAGCACTGGCGAGAGCGATTCCCGGGAGCTCCATCTGGCGCACCTCGAAGGGGATTTCTCCCTCACGTTCACGCCGCTTTACGACCCCTCCGACCGGCTCCTGGGGACGGTCTTCGTAGGTCGCGACATCACGGAACAGAAGCGCGCCGACGAGGCCCTCCGGCGTCAGGCCATGATCAACCAGGCCGAGCACATTTTCAGCTCCATCCGCCACGAAATGGGAAACGCCCTCAACACGCTGAAAACCACCCTTTCCGTTCTGTGGAAGAACTACCTGAACTTCGACCCCGAGAAGAGGGAGACCTATTTCATCCGCTGCCTGGACACCTTCAAGGTGGCCGAACGGCTGCTCGGCGTGCTGAAGGAGTACCAGAAGTTCGACAAGATTGAGCTGAACCCCATCTACCTGGACCGGTTCCTCCAGGAGAAATCAGGCCTGTTCGTGGATCTGGCGCGGCAATCCAACGTGGATTGCGAGGTGGACATGTCCTTCTCCGACATCCGGATCAACGTGGACAAGGACGCCCTGATCCAGGTTCTCTTGAACGTCGTGGACAACGCCATCGCCGCCACCCACGACTCGAAGGACCCCCTCGTCACCATCGAGTGTCGGCCGCTTTTAGCACGCCCCAAGGGGAACGACTGGGCCGTCATCACCGTGACCGACAACGGACGCGGGATCCCCCAAGACGAGCTGACGAAGGTCTTCACCCCGCTTTTCACCACCAAACCGGAGGGGTCGGGCCTGGGGATGGCCATCGTCCAGAAGAGGATGATGCAGATGGGCGGCGAGGCGAAGATACAGAGCGAACCCAACCAGGGCACGACCGTGGAACTGTGGCTCCCCCTCTACTCGGATGAGAGGGCAACGAAGCTCCCCGTCTAAAGACAAGGAGAAACAAGGGGGTTAACCGAGCGAACCGAGCTACGCCCCCGGCGAACCGAGCTACGCCCCCGGCGAAACCCCTTGCCTCCTCTCAAATGAGCGATCCAACACCGGTCCCGGTGGACCGAGTTTGAGGTGGTACGATGAAGCTGCGCCCCAAAGTTCTTCTCGTGGACGACGACTCCGGTTTCTGCGAAACGGCCTGCGACGGTCTTCTGCAAGAGGGCTACGACGCCCGTTTCGCAAACACGGGTAGCGAGGGGGTAGAGCTCTTCAACACCTGGCATCCCGACGTCGTTCTCCTGGACCAGATTCTACCCGACACGAACGGGCTCGAGCTTTCCCGCCAGTTCAGTCAGACCGACCCCGGGGTGAAGATCATCTTCATCACGGCGTACGGCTCCATCTCCGACGCCGTCGAGGCGGTGAAAACCGGGGCCTACGACTACCTGACCAAGCCGCTGGAGATGGAGGAGTTCTACCTCAGCGTGGCGAAGGCCTTCCAGCTCATCGATCTGGAACGGCAGCAGCAGATACGCAACTTCCAGCTCTCCCACTCCCCGGCCAACGACCAGCTTACGGGCAACTCACCCGCCCTGCGGCGCATTGACCGTCTAATCTCCCTGGCCGCCCAGAGCGACTCCACCCTTCTAATCACCGGCGAGACCGGGGTGGGGAAGGGCGTGGTGGCGCGGGCCATCCACCGCTTGAGCGACCGCGGCGAGGAACTGCTCACGCTCAACTGCTCGGCGATTCCCGAAACCCTCATCGAGAGTGAGCTCTTCGGCCACGAGAAGGGCGCCTTTACAGGCGCGTCCAACCGCCGCAAGGGCGTCTTCGAGCTCGCCACGGGGGGCAGCCTGCTCCTGGACGAGATTGCCGAGATGCCGTTCCGCCTGCAGAGCAAGCTCCTGACCGTGCTGGAGGAGAGAAAAATCCGCCGGCTGGGCGGCTCCGTCGAAGTACCGCTGAACGTGCGGGTCATCGCGACGACGAACCGCAACCTGGTCGAGGAGATAAAGCAGAGCCGATTCCGGGAGGACCTCTACTACCGCCTGGCGGTGATAACCATCCACGTGCCTCCGCTGCGCGAACGCTCCCAGGACATCCGCCCGCTCTGCCGCAACCTTTTACACCGTTTGACGGGCGGCGCTTTCACCGAGCTGCCCCCGGAACAGTTGCAGGTCCTGGAGGCTTACCACTGGCCGGGCAACGTGCGCGAGCTGCGCAACGTGCTGGAGAGGGCGTTGATTCTCGCCGGCGGCGGAGAACCGGACCCCGCTGCGCTTATTGAAATCAGCGCCGCGAATGTAGCCGGCGCGTTGGTAAGCGCCGAAAAACCCATCCGTCCCCTGGAACTGGTGGAGCGGGAGCACATCGAGCGCGCCCTGGCTCTCAGCGGGGACAACAAGACCAAGGCGGCGAAGATGCTGGGGATATCCCTCTCCACGCTCCGGCGCCGCCTGAGCGACTACGACGGCTCCGACAGCCCATAGGCGTGGAAAAAGCCGATACGGGAAGGCCGCCCTCGGGTGGCCTTTTTTATACCCCTGCTCCGGTGTTTTATATTTCGGTGGCCCTTGACGACCTTAATTTTTCGTGCTAGATTAAATTAGCCTTGGGGAAGGTCTAAAAAAGGGAGGATAAAATGGACAAACCCAAGTTCTTCTCTTCTCTTCTCTTCTCTTCGTTTTCGTGGCGTTCGGGCTGATTTCCTGTGAAGACTCCCTCTCTCCATCAGAATATTCACCGTTACAGAACGGGGAACCACGAGTAGAGGGTGATGAAAAACCCCTTACTTACGGTTTCTGGCGGATTGAGGGAATCATTGACGCCCCGCGCGACTGGAGCCCCCAGATGGATCCCGACCTGTTCCAGATCTGGTTCGGCGCGACCGAACCCGTGTGGTCGCTCCGCGAGTCCGGGATCGATGCGTATATTTCTTTCGCACTGGTCTTCAGCGGGCTGAACGCCAACCGCTGGGCCTTCACGGCTGAGGGGCCTATCCCCTACGAAGGCGACCCCTGGCACTCCTACTTTGATCCCCCCGCCCCTTGGTGGTCTCTTCCCGACGATACCCCGCCGACGTTCATGCGCACCTGGGTCCAGGGGTACAAGTGGGTGGAATGGGGAGGCGGCTGGTCGTTGGTGCTGGCGGACGAGGACTGGTCATTCAGCCCGAAGAACTACGCGGACGGCATTCCCCGGCCGAATTGGAAGTACGGCCACGCTTATCCCAACGGCCCGCAATATTACTGGGCCTGGGATTCCGTATATCTCGACCTAAGATAAGGAGGTAACGTCATGACCAGGGCTACAATCCTTTTACTCTGCGCCCTTACGTTTTCGGCCACGCTCGGCTTGGCCGACGACGACCTGCAGGTCCTCTGGGAGAACCCCTACGATTTCTCGTCGTTGGCCGGCGGTTTTGCCAGCTACGGCACGTACAACACCCAGGACGACTTCACCCTGGAGACCGACTCGGTGCTCGAGGCCGTCGAATGCTGGGCGTTTTACTACCTTGGCGATCCCGACCCCCACCCCCAGCCCTTCTACGTGAACCTGCGCTACGACCACTACGGCATGCCCGGTGAAACCACGACCACTACGGCATGCCCGGTGAAACCTACGCCGCCAATTATTCCTACGATGTGGAAGAGACCTATACGGGCGACGATTACATGGGGCATCCCGTGTACCACTACCGGTTAAACTTGATAAACGACATCGGCGTTGAGGCCGGGACGCCGTTCTGGCTCGAAATCTACTCGGTGGCCGAGCACTTCGACTGGGGCACCAGGAGCACCGGAAACCTCTACTACATGTGGGACCAATGCGACTTCTCGGCCTTCTTCCGCCTCCTGGGCACGCCCCTGGACACCGGCGTCCAGACCGCGAGCTGGGGGGAGATCAAGGCGGGGTTCTCGAATTAGAGCCCAGATCGCCGTTCACGATTGATACACGCCGACCGGGAGGTGCGAGATGCGTGCGTTTGTTCTTGTGTTGACCCTCGCCTGCGCGGCCGCCGCTCTGGGTGGCGTATCGGCGACTCCGGCCCCGCCGCCACCCGACCTCGATGTCCTCTGGGAAAATCCCTACGACTACGAGCTGTTGGTGTATGGCCTTCTCAGTAATGGCAGTGATCACACTCAAGACGACTTCACCCTCGAGGAATCCGGTGTGGTAAAGGGCTTCGAATGCTGGTTCTGCTATGACGGCAACCACCCCCAGCCCTTTACGGCCACGATGTTCTACGACTACGACGGCAAGCCGAGCGGCAGAAAATGGATTGCCGACATCTCCGACGTAACCGATACCGACACCGGCGATGACTTTGGTGACCTCGACGTGTACCACACAAAATTGCTCCTGGACGAAGGGGACTACGTCTTCATCGAGGCCGGTGCGACGTTTTGGCTGGAGCTGTACTGGACGGGATTTTACTACGGTGTCTGGTTGTGCGAGTCCGGTGGAAACGCGCACTTCAACGGCGATGAGTACAACCTCTCCACGTTCTTCACCATCCTGGGCGTCCGGTCGGGCGAGTACGTGGAGGCCGTGAGCTGGGGGGAAATAAAAGCCACCTTCTAAAGGAAGGCCGCCCTCGGGCGGCCCTTCTTTTTAGTATAATCTCCCAGAAGAATAGCTGAGGACGAGCGAATGACACAGATGCGGGACGCATCGGTCCTGGTCACCGGGACTTCGACG comes from bacterium and encodes:
- a CDS encoding PAS domain S-box protein, coding for MKVLVVEDEIIVARDIENRLNNLGYTVVGLASTGKEAVRSALDTIPDLVLMDIMLKGEMDGIQAAERINRELDIPIVYLTAYADETTLERAKITGPFGYIIKPFEQRGLHTTIETALYKHELEKKLKVSEERYRTLQENLPIGIFRATPDGSLVFVNPSMVQMFGYASADEIMEKRVNDLYANQGYKRSLKMGLRLSGVVTNFEAELLHKGGERFWASLNVRAVQDDTGRILYHDGTMRDITAVKRAEELEKEYLRDLAFLSKTAMEFVAQPPEENLHDYVAEKVQEIAPGSVVVAVTSLDLKDGVFTLQAVAGLGKGLGGILKVLGRDPIGWEIPFTDEIGEVMKKGRLRQISADYDRHSNGAISKNDAEAIRKLMGAGQTYLMGILKQNALLGSVVIVMKKGHRITNRDMVEAFINQAAVALMRRRAEEAQHESEKRYRQLFHYMNIGVSILEAVEDGKDFIFKDFNRAAEKINRLDREQVIGARINDVYPGLKETAILEVFRKVWRKGGSEYLPAWLYKDDRISGWRESYIYKLPSGEIVSAYQDVTEKIQAEEALKNSEERHRSVVETARDAIVTIDDEGLISFWNRAAEKMFGYTEDEIVGRPLTHIIPSRFQNGFKEDIQGLKNAKALSLSDQHRPVSATHKDGHEFSVEITVEGWKQGSRQFNTSIIRDVTERKRMEETIISAKQEWERTFDAVPDMIAFVDTNGCVIRANKSMAARLSKNVKDLIGKPFYGLFYGTTDPPVEYRMPQSWSTGESDSRELHLAHLEGDFSLTFTPLYDPSDRLLGTVFVGRDITEQKRADEALRRQAMINQAEHIFSSIRHEMGNALNTLKTTLSVLWKNYLNFDPEKRETYFIRCLDTFKVAERLLGVLKEYQKFDKIELNPIYLDRFLQEKSGLFVDLARQSNVDCEVDMSFSDIRINVDKDALIQVLLNVVDNAIAATHDSKDPLVTIECRPLLARPKGNDWAVITVTDNGRGIPQDELTKVFTPLFTTKPEGSGLGMAIVQKRMMQMGGEAKIQSEPNQGTTVELWLPLYSDERATKLPV
- a CDS encoding sigma-54 dependent transcriptional regulator, with translation MKLRPKVLLVDDDSGFCETACDGLLQEGYDARFANTGSEGVELFNTWHPDVVLLDQILPDTNGLELSRQFSQTDPGVKIIFITAYGSISDAVEAVKTGAYDYLTKPLEMEEFYLSVAKAFQLIDLERQQQIRNFQLSHSPANDQLTGNSPALRRIDRLISLAAQSDSTLLITGETGVGKGVVARAIHRLSDRGEELLTLNCSAIPETLIESELFGHEKGAFTGASNRRKGVFELATGGSLLLDEIAEMPFRLQSKLLTVLEERKIRRLGGSVEVPLNVRVIATTNRNLVEEIKQSRFREDLYYRLAVITIHVPPLRERSQDIRPLCRNLLHRLTGGAFTELPPEQLQVLEAYHWPGNVRELRNVLERALILAGGGEPDPAALIEISAANVAGALVSAEKPIRPLELVEREHIERALALSGDNKTKAAKMLGISLSTLRRRLSDYDGSDSP